The Cellulosimicrobium sp. ES-005 genome segment GTGCGGGCTCCGGGGTCGGGCCGGTCCCGGGCAGGGCGACGCCCGGGAGGCGGGACATGAGGGCGAGCGCGTCGGCCGGGGCGTGCGCGTGGACGTCGTTGTCGAGGTAGACCTCGACGTCGTGGCCGGCCTCGCACCAGCCCCGCACCCGCGCGGCCCACGCGTCGAGGACGTGCGGCCGGTAGCCGCTCGTGTACAGCGAGGTGTCGCCGTGCAGGCGCACGTACACGAGGCGGCTCGTGACCGCCTCCACGAGCGGCCAGTGACCCGCGCCGTCCGAGATCGCGAACGCCACCCGGTGGCGTCGGAGCACGTCGAGCGCCTCGGCGCTCGCGAACGACGCGTGGCGCGGCTCGAGCGCGTGGACCAGGGGACGGTCGGCGCCCACCTCGGTCCAGGCAGGCGCGCGGAGGCGGTCGTCGTGCTCGCGGGCGAGCCGGGCGGCCTCGGCCGTCGACCGGGGCAGGAGGGCGAGGAACTCGTCGAGCAGCCCGGCGTCGAAGGTCGTGCGTGCGGGGAGCTGCCACAGCACGGGGCCGAGCCGGTCGTCGAGGGCGAGCACGCCGCTCGCGAAGAAGTTGGCGAGGGGCGTGCGCACGTCCCGCAGGCGCTTCATGTGGGTGACGAAGCGCGGGCCCTTGACCGCGAAGGTGAACCCCTCCGGCGTCTGCTCTCGCCACGCGACGAACGAGGACGGCCGCTGCAGCGAGTAGAAGGACCCGTTGAGCTCGACCGCGGGGAACACCGACGCGACGTGCTCGAGCTCGCGGCGCTGGGGCAGGCCGGCGGGGTAGAACGGGCCCCGCCAGTCGGCGTAGCGCCATCCCGAGAGTCCGATCCGCACGGTGGGCACGAGACCCAGCCTCGCCGGACGCGGCGCCGTACGCGCGCGGGGTGCTTTTGGCAGCGGGCCTGACGAAAAACCGCGGGATCGTGCGCCCGCGGAGGGGTCCGCGTCCGTGGATAGACTCGATCACCATGTGCGGAATCGTGGGCTACGTAGGCCCTGGAACCATGGTCGGAGAGGCCTCGGGGCGACCCCTCGACGTCGCTCTCGAAGGACTCGGCAGGCTCGAGTACCGCGGCTACGACTCGGCCGGGGTCGCGCTCGTCGCGCCCGGGATCGACGCCGTCGCGTTCGCCAAGAAGTCGGGCAAGCTCGCGAACCTCGTCGAGGAGATCGACCTGCACCCGCTCCCCGCGGCGACCGCGTCGATCGGCCACACGCGCTGGGCGACGCACGGCGGCCCGACGGACACCAACGCCCACCCGCACCTCGCGGACGACGACCGCCTCGCGGTCATCCACAACGGGATCGTCGAGAACTTCGCCACCCTCAAGTCCGAGCTGCTCGCCGAGGGCGTGCAGTTCCGGTCCGAGACGGACACCGAGGTCGCGGCGCAGCTGCTCGCGCGCGCCTACCGCGAGACCAAGGACCTCACGCTCGCGATGGGGCAGGTGGCCCGGCGCCTCGAGGGCACGTTCACGCTCCTGGCCGTGCACGCCGACTCGCCCGACACGGTGGTGGGCGCGCGGCACGACTCCCCGCTCGTCGTCGGGATCGGCGACGGCGAGAACTTCCTGGGCTCCGACGTCGCGGCGTTCATCTCCCACACCAAGGAGGCGCTCGAGCTCGGCCAGGACCAGATCGTCACGATCACCCCGACGTCGGTCGAGGTGACCGACTTCGACGGCAACCCCGCCGAGGCCAAGCGGTACACGGTCGACTGGGACGCGGCCGCCGCGGAGAAGGGCGGCTTCTCGTCCTTCATGGACAAGGAGATCCACGACCAGCCGCACGCCGTCGCGGACACCCTGCTCGGCCGGACCGACCCGTCGGGCAAGCTCGTGCTCGACGACGTGCGCATCGACGAGGCCGTGCTCCGGTCGGTGGACAAGATCATCGTCGTCGCGTGCGGCACGGCCGCATACTCGGGGCACGTCGCCAAGTACGCGATCGAGCACTGGTGCCGCATCCCCGTCGAGGTCGAGCTCGCGCACGAGTTCCGCTACCGCGACCCGATCGTCGACGAGAAGACGCTCGTCGTGGCGGTGACGCAGTCGGGCGAGACGATGGACACGCTCATGGCCGTGCGCCACGCGCGCGAGCAGGGCGCCAAGGTCATCTCCATCGTCAACACGCACGGGTCGACCATCCCGCGCGAGTCCGACGCGGTGCTGTACACGCACGCCGGTCCGGAGATCGCGGTCGCCTCGACCAAGGCGTTCCTGTCGCAGATCACCGCCGCGTACCTCCTGGGCCTCTACCTCGCGCAGCTGCGCGGGAACAAGTTCCCGGACGAGATCTCGGCGATCCTCGAGGACCTGCGCGACATGCCGCGCAAGATCCAGACCGTCATCGAGCGCGGCGAGTACGTCCGTGCGACCGCCCGCTCCATGAAGGACGCGACGTCCGTCCTCTTCCTCGGCCGCCACGTCGGGTTCCCGGTCGCGCTCGAGGGCGCGCTCAAGCTCAAGGAGCTCGCGTACATCCACGCCGAGGGCTTCGCCGCGGGCGAGCTCAAGCACGGCCCGATCGCGCTCATCGACGAGGGGCAGCCGGTGTTCGTCGTCGTGCCGTCGCCGACGGGCCGCGAGGGCCTGCACTCCAAGGTCATCTCGAACATCCAGGAGATCCGGGCGCGCGGCGCCCGCACGCTCGTCATCGCGGAGGACGGGGACGACGCCGTGCGCCCCTACGCGGACGAGATCTTCTGGGTCCCCGAGTCGCCCACGCTGCTCTCGCCGCTGCTGGCCGTCGTCCCGCTCCAGATCTTCGCGATGGCCCTCGCCACGGCCAAGGGCCTCGACGTCGACCAGCCCCGCAACCTCGCGAAGTCGGTCACGGTCGAGTAGTCCTCCGCCGCACCGTCGGACGCCGAGCAGGTGGTCCTGGTTCGTCCGGTCTCCCGGACGAGCCAGGACCGCCTGCTCGCGGTGGTGAGATCGCCTGGTGGGGGACCGGGAGGGAGGACGGCCCCCGTAGGGTGGGCGCATGATCAAGGGCGTGGGGATCGACGTCGTGGACGTCGCGCGGTTCATGGAGACCCTGGAGCGCACGCCCCGGCTCCGCGAGAAGCTGTTCACGGCCGCCGAGCGGGACCTGCCGCCCGCGTCGCTCGCCGCGCGGTTCGCCGCCAAGGAGGCCATCGCCAAGGCGCTGGGCGCCCCGGCGGGCATGCGCTGGCACGACGCGACGGTGCACCGCGTCGTCGGGGGCCCGCCGGAGGTCGAGATCACGGGCACGGTCGCGGCGCGCGCGGACGCGCTGGGCATCACCGCCTGGCACCTGAGCATCTCCCACGACGCCGGCATCGCCTCGGCCATGGTCGTCGCGGAGGGCTGACCGCCCGCCGCGCGCTGTGGGGATGCAAAGGGCCCGGTTCTCGACCGAGAACCGGGCCCCTTCACGCCCACACGGTGCGGCGGTCAGCGCTGGAGGGCCGGGATGACCTGGCGCTGGAAGAGCTCGAGCTGGTCGCGGTCGGTCGCGGCGAACGGGAAGTAGCCGATCGCGTAGCCGAGGCCCTGGTCGCGCAGGCCGGTGAGGGTCTCGACGATCTGCTCCGGCGTGCCGACGAGCGGGCCGCTGCGCCACGAGGCCACGTTGTCGTCCGCCTTCTCGGGGAAGTACCGGCGCGCGTGCTCCTCGATCCGGTCCAGCCGGTCGGCGACGTCCTGCGCGGTCTCGCCGATGACGACGTTGTAGTTGGCCGACCGGGTGATCTCGCCGAGGTCACGGCCGAGGTCGCGGCAGTGCTGCGCGAGCACCGCGGACTTGTGCGCGAAGCCCTCGGGCGAGCCGTCGAAGTTGGTGTACTGCGCGTGCTGCGCGGCGATCCGCAGCGTCTTCTTCTCG includes the following:
- a CDS encoding DUF72 domain-containing protein, with product MPTVRIGLSGWRYADWRGPFYPAGLPQRRELEHVASVFPAVELNGSFYSLQRPSSFVAWREQTPEGFTFAVKGPRFVTHMKRLRDVRTPLANFFASGVLALDDRLGPVLWQLPARTTFDAGLLDEFLALLPRSTAEAARLAREHDDRLRAPAWTEVGADRPLVHALEPRHASFASAEALDVLRRHRVAFAISDGAGHWPLVEAVTSRLVYVRLHGDTSLYTSGYRPHVLDAWAARVRGWCEAGHDVEVYLDNDVHAHAPADALALMSRLPGVALPGTGPTPEPARGRRRARSRDATR
- the glmS gene encoding glutamine--fructose-6-phosphate transaminase (isomerizing); the encoded protein is MCGIVGYVGPGTMVGEASGRPLDVALEGLGRLEYRGYDSAGVALVAPGIDAVAFAKKSGKLANLVEEIDLHPLPAATASIGHTRWATHGGPTDTNAHPHLADDDRLAVIHNGIVENFATLKSELLAEGVQFRSETDTEVAAQLLARAYRETKDLTLAMGQVARRLEGTFTLLAVHADSPDTVVGARHDSPLVVGIGDGENFLGSDVAAFISHTKEALELGQDQIVTITPTSVEVTDFDGNPAEAKRYTVDWDAAAAEKGGFSSFMDKEIHDQPHAVADTLLGRTDPSGKLVLDDVRIDEAVLRSVDKIIVVACGTAAYSGHVAKYAIEHWCRIPVEVELAHEFRYRDPIVDEKTLVVAVTQSGETMDTLMAVRHAREQGAKVISIVNTHGSTIPRESDAVLYTHAGPEIAVASTKAFLSQITAAYLLGLYLAQLRGNKFPDEISAILEDLRDMPRKIQTVIERGEYVRATARSMKDATSVLFLGRHVGFPVALEGALKLKELAYIHAEGFAAGELKHGPIALIDEGQPVFVVVPSPTGREGLHSKVISNIQEIRARGARTLVIAEDGDDAVRPYADEIFWVPESPTLLSPLLAVVPLQIFAMALATAKGLDVDQPRNLAKSVTVE
- a CDS encoding holo-ACP synthase, yielding MIKGVGIDVVDVARFMETLERTPRLREKLFTAAERDLPPASLAARFAAKEAIAKALGAPAGMRWHDATVHRVVGGPPEVEITGTVAARADALGITAWHLSISHDAGIASAMVVAEG